The Bacillota bacterium nucleotide sequence GATCTTGCTCGGGAATTGATGACGAAGTTTCCTCAGATTGTCTCAGTAGTCCAGAACATCAATCCAAAACGGACTTCAGTCCTCTTCGGACCGCAGTGGCTCCTGCTGGCAGGACGGGCCAATCTTACTGATGAACTGGCTGGCCTGCGTTTTGACTTATCACCAGCCAGTTTTTATCAGGTTAACCCGGTCCAGACGAGAGTTTTGTACGCGCAGGTATTAGAGTATGCCGGGTTGGTTGGCCAGGAAACGGTAATTGATCTCTATTGCGGGATCGGCACAATCTCCCTTTTATTGGCCAGACAGGCCAGGAAGGTGTATGGGATTGAAGTCATTCAGGAAGCAGTAGCTGACGCCTGGCAGAACGCTGAGTTGAACGGGATTGATAATGCCGAGTTTATCGTTGGGAAAGCGGAAGAAATTCTACCGAGGTTGGCCAGCCGGGGCATTCAAGCGGATGTAGTTGTTATGGATCCGCCGAGAAAAGGCTGTGAGCGGGTAGTCCTGGAGGCAATAGGCAACTTAAAGCCAGACACAATTATTTATGTTTCTTGCAACCCGGCGACTCTGGCCAGGGATTTGAGTTACTTGACCCAGCATGGTTTTATGGTCGAGGAGGTCCAGCCAGTGGACATGTTTCCGCAGACTGATCACGTTGAGTGCATAGTTCTGATAAAACGTG carries:
- the rlmD gene encoding 23S rRNA (uracil(1939)-C(5))-methyltransferase RlmD — protein: MRRSVLPRTEHEKIKAEIILVIEGFSHQGEGVGRYDGWAVFVPNTIPGEEVRVRLVEAKKSYLRGEIIEILKPSVYRTEPACQLVNQCGGCQLQHICYEEQLRLKTQLVRDALARIGGLEKPVVQPIIGMNDPWRYRNKVEWHGRESNRKSGLGYFAPGSHQVIEPADCLLLPELWSKIRLVVRKYTPEVRHVVLRQSAMNNEIMLILVTETEKFRGKDDLARELMTKFPQIVSVVQNINPKRTSVLFGPQWLLLAGRANLTDELAGLRFDLSPASFYQVNPVQTRVLYAQVLEYAGLVGQETVIDLYCGIGTISLLLARQARKVYGIEVIQEAVADAWQNAELNGIDNAEFIVGKAEEILPRLASRGIQADVVVMDPPRKGCERVVLEAIGNLKPDTIIYVSCNPATLARDLSYLTQHGFMVEEVQPVDMFPQTDHVECIVLIKRAESRVK